One Thioclava electrotropha DNA segment encodes these proteins:
- a CDS encoding TDT family transporter codes for MSFAPPKMTPKGLFRRTPPAMFPPVLGLMGLGIAWRRGVGQFALPPDLAELFLGAVTLLALFTLIAYGAKVVRRPGVVFEDLRVLPGRAGLAAGTLTIYLIAASLAPYGGLATVIFWLGVIVHLGLIAAVIYTLATGPAEQRRVNPTWQLTFSGWIVGAVAGVILGLDTVALVMFWVAMLSAVVIWMISLQQFSRERVPAPLRPLLAIHLAPAALIGTVASAFGAMGIAQAMAILAAAFLLALVVSIRWLLAGGFSPLWGAFTFPAAATAGCWLALGGVWALPGALMLTAATLIVVPIALKVLQLWAKGQLAMKTNAAIA; via the coding sequence ATGTCCTTCGCCCCGCCCAAGATGACGCCCAAGGGACTGTTTCGCCGCACCCCGCCCGCGATGTTCCCGCCCGTGCTGGGGCTGATGGGCCTCGGGATCGCGTGGCGGCGCGGTGTCGGGCAATTCGCACTGCCGCCCGATCTGGCGGAGTTGTTTCTGGGCGCGGTGACGCTGCTCGCGCTGTTCACGCTGATCGCCTATGGCGCGAAGGTCGTGCGGCGTCCGGGCGTGGTGTTCGAGGATCTGCGCGTGCTGCCGGGGCGTGCGGGGCTCGCCGCGGGGACGCTGACGATCTATCTGATCGCGGCTTCGCTTGCGCCCTATGGCGGGCTCGCCACCGTCATTTTCTGGCTGGGCGTCATCGTGCATCTGGGGCTGATCGCGGCGGTGATCTACACGCTCGCAACCGGCCCGGCCGAGCAGCGCCGCGTCAATCCCACATGGCAGCTGACCTTCTCGGGCTGGATCGTCGGCGCAGTGGCGGGGGTGATCCTCGGGCTCGATACGGTGGCGCTGGTGATGTTCTGGGTCGCGATGCTGTCGGCGGTCGTGATCTGGATGATCTCGCTGCAGCAATTCTCCCGCGAGCGCGTGCCTGCGCCGCTGCGCCCACTGCTGGCCATTCACCTCGCGCCGGCCGCGCTGATCGGCACGGTGGCGAGCGCGTTCGGCGCGATGGGGATCGCGCAGGCGATGGCGATCCTCGCGGCAGCCTTTCTTCTGGCGCTGGTCGTGTCGATACGCTGGCTGCTTGCAGGAGGCTTCTCGCCGCTCTGGGGGGCATTCACTTTCCCGGCGGCTGCGACGGCAGGGTGCTGGCTCGCGCTTGGCGGGGTCTGGGCGTTGCCCGGCGCGCTGATGCTGACGGCAGCGACGCTGATCGTGGTGCCGATTGCGCTGAAAGTGCTGCAGCTTTGGGCGAAGGGTCAGCTCGCGATGAAGACCAACGCCGCGATTGCGTAA
- a CDS encoding outer membrane protein transport protein → MKRVMTSMAALAIGAGAAHAGGVERSTQSVGILFEQGNYAEIGFGAFNPDVSGTNTSPFGIPGAKSGDMAPGYGTFTFGYKQSLSDQWDLAITVDQPIGAKVNYPAATSTGYPLGGANASIDSTAITALVRYKMPNNVSFIGGIRSQEAKGNVSLNFPIPGYSMKTSSETDFGYVVGVAWEKPEIAARVALTYNSKITHDFDATETIGPNSFDTSFSTTTPESVNLEFQTGIMKDTLLMGSVRWVHWTQFDITPPVYAGVDPDGPGPAGPLGPLVSYDNNTITYNLGVGRRFNDQWSGAVMFGYEKHQGGIVGNLGPTDGFKSVSLAASYQATSNIKITGGVRYVDIGDATTSVGDFTGNDGWGAGLRVGINF, encoded by the coding sequence ATGAAACGTGTGATGACTTCGATGGCCGCACTCGCGATTGGCGCAGGCGCGGCCCATGCGGGCGGGGTGGAGCGCTCGACGCAATCGGTCGGCATCCTGTTCGAACAGGGCAATTACGCCGAAATCGGCTTCGGTGCGTTCAATCCGGACGTGTCGGGGACGAACACCAGCCCCTTTGGCATTCCGGGCGCAAAATCCGGTGACATGGCACCGGGGTATGGCACCTTCACCTTCGGTTACAAGCAATCCCTCAGCGATCAATGGGATCTGGCGATCACCGTCGATCAGCCCATTGGAGCCAAAGTTAACTATCCAGCAGCTACGTCCACGGGCTATCCCCTTGGCGGCGCAAACGCGTCGATCGACTCCACTGCAATCACCGCTTTGGTGCGCTACAAGATGCCGAACAATGTTTCTTTTATCGGCGGCATTCGGAGCCAAGAAGCGAAAGGCAATGTTAGCCTAAACTTCCCCATCCCGGGATACTCGATGAAAACATCGAGCGAGACTGACTTCGGTTATGTGGTTGGCGTCGCGTGGGAAAAGCCCGAGATTGCTGCACGCGTTGCACTTACCTACAACTCGAAGATTACTCACGATTTCGATGCGACGGAGACGATCGGCCCGAATAGCTTCGATACGAGCTTCTCGACCACGACTCCGGAATCGGTGAATCTCGAGTTCCAGACTGGGATTATGAAGGACACACTTCTGATGGGGTCCGTACGCTGGGTCCATTGGACGCAATTCGACATTACACCGCCGGTCTATGCTGGTGTTGACCCTGACGGTCCCGGTCCGGCAGGGCCACTTGGTCCGCTCGTAAGCTACGACAACAACACCATCACCTACAATCTTGGTGTTGGTCGTCGGTTTAACGATCAATGGTCTGGTGCGGTCATGTTTGGCTACGAGAAGCATCAAGGCGGCATCGTCGGCAACTTGGGCCCAACCGACGGCTTCAAATCGGTTTCGCTCGCAGCCAGCTACCAAGCGACCAGCAACATCAAGATTACGGGCGGCGTGCGCTACGTCGATATCGGCGACGCAACCACCTCAGTCGGCGACTTCACCGGCAATGACGGTTGGGGCGCGGGCCTGCGCGTCGGGATCAACTTCTGA
- a CDS encoding DMT family transporter: MKHAPAPLSLTPLAWALLTTLALIWGSSFLSNRAALEGAGVFTVVFLRVASGAALIWAYVALRRLPVPRRPIYLGHFLIMGLLNNAIPFSLIVWGQKHIDSGLASILNASTAIFGALVAAVVFTDERLSARKATGIAVGFAGVVVAIGPDALKGFDLTSAGQVAVLGAALSYGFAGAYARFAIKGLRPEVAAAGMLTGGAIWTLPILLFTEGMPSFDYAPSVWIAMLWLGFGCSALAYLLYYRILALAGAANLALVTLLIPPVAILAGWAVYGERLGWAEALGFAILALGLMILNRRPKTP, from the coding sequence ATGAAACACGCACCCGCCCCTTTATCCCTCACCCCGCTTGCCTGGGCGCTGCTCACGACGCTGGCGCTGATCTGGGGTTCGTCCTTCCTGTCGAACCGCGCGGCCCTAGAGGGTGCGGGCGTCTTTACCGTGGTCTTCCTGCGCGTGGCTTCAGGAGCGGCGCTGATCTGGGCCTATGTCGCGCTGCGCCGCCTGCCGGTGCCACGGCGCCCGATCTATCTCGGGCATTTCCTGATCATGGGGCTGCTGAACAACGCCATTCCCTTCTCGCTCATCGTTTGGGGGCAGAAGCATATCGATAGCGGGCTGGCCTCGATCCTGAACGCCTCGACCGCGATCTTCGGGGCGCTCGTCGCGGCCGTTGTCTTTACCGACGAGCGGCTGAGCGCGCGCAAGGCCACCGGCATCGCGGTCGGCTTCGCGGGCGTCGTGGTGGCGATCGGGCCGGATGCGCTGAAAGGGTTCGATCTGACCTCTGCCGGCCAAGTTGCCGTGCTCGGCGCGGCGCTGAGCTACGGCTTCGCCGGGGCCTATGCACGATTTGCGATCAAGGGGTTACGACCCGAAGTTGCAGCGGCCGGGATGCTCACCGGCGGCGCGATCTGGACCCTGCCGATCCTGCTTTTCACCGAAGGGATGCCGAGCTTCGACTACGCGCCCTCGGTCTGGATCGCGATGCTCTGGCTCGGCTTTGGCTGTTCGGCGCTGGCCTACCTGCTCTATTACCGCATTCTCGCGCTGGCGGGGGCGGCCAACCTCGCCCTCGTCACCCTCCTGATCCCGCCCGTCGCGATCCTCGCGGGCTGGGCGGTCTATGGCGAGCGTCTCGGCTGGGCGGAGGCCTTGGGCTTCGCGATCCTCGCCCTTGGCCTGATGATCCTGAACCGCCGTCCCAAAACCCCGTGA
- the guaB gene encoding IMP dehydrogenase, translating into MQIREALTFDDVLLLPAASSVLPATADVSTQVTKKIRLNIPLLSSAMDTVTEARMAIAMAQAGGVGVIHKNLTVEQQADEVRRVKRFESGIVYNPITLRPDQTLADAKALTERYGFSGFPVVDENRRVVGIVTNRDMRFAQKDETPVSVMMTTDRLAILQEPADRAQAIAMMRERRIEKLLVTDDEGKLTGLLTLRDTEQAVLNPTACKDDLGRLRVAAATSVGDAGFERSEALIDAGCDIVVVDTAHGHSQGVIDAVKRIKQLSSDVQVIAGNVATADATKALIDVGADAVKCGIGPGSICTTRMVAGVGVPQLTAIMDCVSAAGDVPIIADGGIKFSGDFAKAIAAGASCAMVGSMIAGTDESPGEVILYQGRSFKSYRGMGSLGAMARGSADRYFQKDAANDKLVPEGIEGQVPYKGPAGAVIHQLVGGLRAAMGYTGSATVAEMRTNCNFVRITGAGLKESHVHDVAITRESPNYRIG; encoded by the coding sequence ATGCAGATTCGCGAGGCGCTCACCTTCGACGACGTTCTTCTTCTTCCCGCAGCCTCTTCGGTGCTTCCTGCAACCGCAGATGTCTCGACCCAGGTGACGAAGAAAATCCGGCTCAACATCCCGCTTCTGTCTTCCGCGATGGACACCGTCACCGAGGCGCGCATGGCGATCGCTATGGCGCAGGCGGGTGGCGTGGGCGTGATCCACAAGAACCTCACCGTCGAGCAGCAGGCCGACGAGGTCCGCCGCGTGAAGCGCTTCGAGAGCGGCATCGTCTACAACCCGATCACGCTGCGCCCCGATCAGACGCTCGCCGATGCGAAGGCACTGACCGAGCGCTACGGTTTCTCCGGCTTCCCGGTCGTCGATGAAAACCGCCGCGTCGTGGGCATCGTGACGAACCGCGACATGCGGTTTGCCCAGAAGGACGAAACCCCGGTCTCGGTGATGATGACCACCGACCGTCTCGCGATCCTGCAAGAGCCCGCCGACCGCGCCCAAGCCATCGCGATGATGCGCGAGCGCCGGATCGAGAAGCTGCTGGTGACCGATGACGAAGGCAAGCTGACGGGCCTCCTGACGCTGCGCGACACCGAGCAGGCCGTCCTCAACCCCACCGCCTGCAAGGACGATCTGGGCCGGTTGCGCGTGGCCGCTGCGACCTCCGTGGGCGATGCTGGCTTCGAGCGCTCCGAGGCGCTGATCGACGCGGGCTGCGATATCGTGGTGGTCGACACGGCGCATGGTCACAGCCAGGGCGTGATCGACGCGGTGAAGCGCATCAAGCAACTGTCGAGCGACGTGCAGGTGATCGCGGGCAACGTAGCCACCGCCGACGCCACCAAGGCGCTGATCGACGTGGGCGCCGACGCGGTGAAATGCGGCATCGGCCCGGGCTCGATCTGCACGACGCGGATGGTCGCGGGCGTGGGCGTGCCGCAGCTGACCGCGATCATGGATTGCGTAAGTGCGGCGGGCGACGTGCCGATCATCGCCGATGGCGGCATCAAGTTCTCGGGCGATTTCGCGAAAGCCATCGCGGCGGGCGCAAGCTGCGCCATGGTCGGCTCGATGATCGCGGGCACCGATGAAAGCCCCGGCGAGGTGATCCTCTATCAGGGCCGCTCGTTCAAATCCTATCGCGGCATGGGTTCGCTCGGCGCGATGGCGCGCGGCTCGGCGGATCGCTACTTCCAGAAGGATGCGGCGAACGACAAGCTCGTGCCGGAAGGCATCGAGGGGCAGGTGCCCTACAAAGGCCCCGCAGGCGCGGTGATCCACCAGCTCGTGGGCGGTCTGCGCGCGGCGATGGGCTATACCGGCTCCGCCACGGTCGCCGAGATGCGGACGAACTGCAATTTCGTCCGCATCACCGGCGCGGGCCTCAAGGAAAGCCACGTCCACGACGTCGCGATCACCCGCGAGAGCCCGAACTACCGGATCGGCTAA
- a CDS encoding NUDIX domain-containing protein, with translation MQPHFFYGTLCHPPLLEAVIGRVPQLVPARLEGFAPHEACREGQGLGFPILIATPDAVTRGVIADLTEAEAERIAWYEDGYDADFRELETGSGPREAKLWLPKAGRWDVGDAWTLGDWAPKWAALKTEAARLFIAEAQAVGPDAANARYHAILVRAASTLRARATPMAQHLRRDLHEGDIKIDAQQTAYAKFFAVEDYKLEHRLFAGGMSAKLDRAAFVSGDASVVLPYDPVRDRVMLIEQIRTGPLARGEPNPWMIEAIAGRVDPGETPEEAALREAGEEAGITIARLIEAPRYYPSPGAKSEFVYSYIGITDLPDEAAQLGGKADEHEDIRAHLVPFERLMTLVATGEAGNAPLVVLALWLAGQRAALQRMAGVA, from the coding sequence ATGCAACCACATTTCTTTTACGGCACGCTGTGTCATCCGCCTCTGCTGGAGGCCGTCATCGGACGTGTGCCGCAACTCGTACCGGCGCGGCTGGAAGGTTTCGCCCCGCATGAGGCCTGTCGCGAGGGGCAGGGCCTGGGCTTTCCGATCCTGATTGCGACACCGGACGCGGTGACGCGCGGCGTCATCGCCGATCTGACCGAGGCCGAGGCGGAGCGCATCGCGTGGTACGAGGATGGATACGACGCCGATTTCCGGGAACTCGAGACCGGATCGGGGCCGCGCGAGGCGAAGCTTTGGCTGCCGAAAGCGGGGCGCTGGGATGTGGGCGACGCGTGGACCCTCGGAGATTGGGCGCCGAAATGGGCCGCGCTGAAGACCGAGGCCGCGCGGCTTTTCATCGCCGAGGCACAGGCCGTGGGGCCCGACGCCGCCAATGCGCGCTATCACGCGATCCTCGTGCGCGCGGCCTCTACCTTGCGCGCCCGCGCGACCCCGATGGCGCAGCATTTGCGCCGGGACCTGCATGAAGGCGACATCAAGATCGACGCGCAACAGACTGCTTACGCGAAGTTTTTCGCCGTCGAGGATTACAAACTCGAACATCGGCTGTTCGCCGGCGGGATGAGCGCCAAGCTCGACCGGGCCGCCTTCGTCTCGGGCGATGCGAGCGTCGTTCTGCCATACGATCCGGTGCGCGACCGGGTGATGCTGATCGAACAGATCCGCACCGGGCCACTGGCGCGGGGCGAGCCGAACCCGTGGATGATCGAGGCGATCGCGGGCCGGGTCGATCCCGGTGAGACCCCCGAAGAAGCGGCGCTGCGCGAGGCGGGCGAGGAGGCCGGGATCACGATTGCGCGCCTGATCGAGGCCCCGCGCTATTACCCGTCGCCCGGCGCGAAAAGCGAATTCGTCTATTCCTATATCGGGATCACCGATCTGCCCGATGAGGCCGCACAGCTTGGCGGCAAGGCCGATGAGCACGAAGATATCCGCGCGCATCTGGTGCCGTTCGAGCGCTTGATGACGCTGGTTGCGACCGGCGAGGCGGGCAATGCGCCGCTGGTCGTGCTCGCGCTCTGGCTCGCCGGGCAGCGCGCCGCACTGCAGCGGATGGCTGGCGTCGCGTAA
- a CDS encoding GNAT family N-acetyltransferase, whose translation MATMKPVRLTLFSGPDTGWDRALRAIAPGHPPAFQQAALYGTLAAARGRRVLRLEIAEAGRRIALAQMIGRGGLWLLSRGPVFAPGLDRDSQIAVLRRIARRWGIVLATPDAPLAGVGLVPLITPRHHALWSLQPETEALRAGLVGKWRNRLVAAERAGLRVRLEPEIDWLLAADAAQQRARGYRALPPGFSRAWADRSPADLLALHIEDAKGQRLAGGIFLLHGDGASYHIGWTGPQGRASGAHNVMLWHAALRLTARGIRQLDLGAVDGEDGAGRMRFKLGTGAQPHSLGATLWVLPR comes from the coding sequence ATGGCGACGATGAAACCTGTCCGTCTCACGCTATTTTCAGGCCCCGATACGGGCTGGGATCGGGCGTTGCGCGCGATCGCGCCGGGGCACCCGCCGGCCTTTCAGCAGGCGGCGCTCTATGGGACGCTTGCTGCCGCGCGGGGGCGGCGCGTTCTGCGGCTCGAGATCGCGGAGGCGGGCAGGCGGATCGCACTGGCCCAGATGATCGGGCGCGGCGGGCTGTGGCTTTTGTCGCGCGGACCGGTCTTCGCCCCTGGCCTTGATCGCGACAGTCAGATCGCGGTGCTGCGCCGGATCGCGCGCCGATGGGGGATCGTCCTCGCGACGCCGGACGCGCCGCTGGCGGGGGTCGGGCTGGTGCCGCTGATCACGCCCCGCCACCATGCGCTTTGGTCCTTGCAGCCCGAGACGGAAGCGCTGCGCGCCGGGCTCGTCGGGAAATGGCGCAATCGCTTGGTGGCGGCGGAGCGCGCGGGGCTGCGGGTGAGGTTAGAGCCCGAGATCGACTGGCTCCTCGCCGCCGATGCCGCCCAGCAACGGGCGCGTGGCTACCGCGCCTTGCCTCCCGGCTTCTCCCGCGCTTGGGCGGACCGCAGTCCGGCGGATCTTCTCGCGCTGCACATCGAGGATGCCAAGGGACAGCGCCTCGCGGGCGGCATCTTCCTGCTCCATGGCGACGGGGCGAGCTATCATATCGGCTGGACCGGGCCGCAGGGGCGCGCGTCCGGCGCGCATAACGTGATGCTCTGGCACGCGGCGCTGCGGCTGACGGCGCGTGGGATCCGGCAGCTCGATCTCGGCGCGGTGGATGGCGAGGATGGGGCAGGGCGGATGCGCTTCAAACTGGGCACCGGCGCGCAGCCTCACAGCCTCGGGGCGACTCTGTGGGTGCTGCCCCGTTAA
- a CDS encoding homoserine O-succinyltransferase, whose amino-acid sequence MPIKLPENLPAFDILSREGVMVMSPERASRQEIRPIRIGLLNLMPKKIQTENQFARLIGATPLQIDFQLIRMSEHQTKNTAAAHMEEFYRPFEEVEATGEKFDGLIITGAPIEHLPFEEVTYWEELKRIFDWTQTHVFSTFGVCWGGMAMAYYFHGVNKHMLDHKAFGCFRHRNCAPASPYLRGFSDDLLIPVSRWTEMRRDELEAAGLVTLIHSDETGPCLVEDRAHRALYIFNHLEYDSGTLKEEYDRDVASGKPINVPANYYPENDPSRVPTNRWKSHAHLLYGNWINEIYQETPYDLAEIGN is encoded by the coding sequence ATGCCGATCAAGTTGCCTGAAAACCTCCCCGCCTTCGACATCCTGTCGCGGGAAGGCGTGATGGTGATGTCGCCCGAACGGGCATCCCGGCAGGAAATCCGCCCCATCCGGATCGGCCTTCTCAACCTCATGCCGAAGAAAATCCAGACCGAGAACCAGTTCGCCCGGCTGATCGGTGCGACGCCTCTGCAGATCGACTTCCAACTGATCCGCATGAGCGAGCACCAGACGAAGAACACCGCCGCCGCGCATATGGAAGAATTCTACCGTCCGTTCGAGGAGGTCGAAGCCACCGGCGAGAAGTTCGACGGGCTGATCATCACCGGCGCTCCGATCGAACATTTGCCTTTCGAGGAAGTGACTTACTGGGAAGAGCTCAAGCGGATCTTCGACTGGACCCAGACCCATGTCTTCTCCACCTTCGGCGTGTGCTGGGGCGGCATGGCGATGGCCTATTACTTCCATGGCGTGAACAAGCATATGCTCGATCACAAGGCGTTCGGCTGCTTCCGGCATCGCAATTGCGCGCCCGCCTCGCCCTATCTGCGGGGCTTCTCGGACGATCTGCTGATCCCGGTCAGCCGCTGGACCGAGATGCGGCGCGACGAGCTGGAAGCGGCGGGGCTGGTGACGCTGATCCATTCCGACGAAACCGGGCCCTGCCTGGTCGAAGATCGTGCCCATCGCGCGCTCTATATCTTCAACCATCTCGAATATGACAGCGGCACGCTGAAAGAAGAATACGATCGTGACGTCGCGTCGGGGAAACCAATCAACGTCCCCGCGAATTACTATCCTGAGAACGACCCGAGCCGGGTGCCAACCAACAGGTGGAAAAGCCATGCCCACCTGCTTTACGGCAACTGGATAAACGAGATTTATCAGGAAACGCCGTATGATCTGGCCGAGATTGGTAACTAG
- a CDS encoding cysteine synthase A: protein MRICSDLASAVGNTPLIKLRKASEETGCTILGKAEFLNPGQSVKDRAALFIIRDAIQRGELAPGGTIVEGTAGNTGIGLALVGASMGFRAVIVIPETQSQEKKDMLRLAGAELVQVPAAPYRNPNNYVRYSERLAKELAKTDPHGAIWANQFDNTANRQAHIETTGPEIWDQTGGKVDGFICAVGSGGTLAGTGMALQPKGVKIGLADPDGAALHSYYTTGEFKSEGSSITEGIGQGRITANLEGFTPDMSFNIPDSEALPVVFDLLQEEGLCLGGSSGINIAGAMHMARELGPGHTIVTVLCDYGNRYQSKLFNPDFLKGKGLPVPEWLDRAPREMPEVFEG from the coding sequence ATGCGTATCTGCAGCGATCTGGCGTCGGCGGTGGGAAATACCCCGCTCATCAAGCTCAGGAAGGCATCGGAAGAGACCGGCTGCACGATCCTCGGCAAGGCGGAATTCCTCAATCCCGGCCAATCGGTGAAAGACCGCGCAGCGCTGTTCATCATCCGTGACGCGATCCAGCGCGGCGAGCTTGCGCCCGGCGGCACGATCGTCGAAGGCACGGCGGGTAATACCGGCATCGGTCTCGCGCTCGTGGGTGCCTCGATGGGCTTCCGGGCGGTGATCGTGATCCCCGAGACGCAGAGCCAGGAAAAGAAGGACATGCTGCGGCTGGCGGGGGCCGAACTGGTGCAGGTTCCGGCCGCGCCCTATCGCAATCCGAACAACTACGTGCGCTATTCCGAGCGGCTCGCGAAGGAACTCGCCAAGACCGATCCGCATGGCGCGATCTGGGCGAACCAGTTCGACAATACCGCGAACCGGCAGGCCCATATCGAGACGACCGGCCCCGAAATCTGGGATCAGACCGGCGGGAAGGTCGACGGCTTCATCTGCGCGGTGGGCTCAGGCGGCACGCTCGCGGGGACCGGCATGGCGCTGCAGCCCAAGGGCGTGAAGATCGGCCTCGCCGATCCTGACGGCGCGGCGCTGCACAGCTATTACACGACCGGCGAGTTCAAATCCGAGGGCTCCTCGATCACCGAAGGCATCGGGCAGGGGCGGATCACCGCCAATCTCGAGGGCTTCACCCCGGATATGAGCTTCAACATCCCCGATAGCGAGGCGCTGCCGGTGGTCTTCGACCTGCTGCAGGAAGAAGGCCTTTGCTTGGGTGGCTCCTCGGGGATCAATATCGCGGGCGCGATGCACATGGCGCGCGAGCTGGGCCCGGGCCACACCATCGTGACGGTGCTGTGCGACTACGGCAACCGCTACCAGTCGAAACTGTTCAACCCCGACTTCCTCAAGGGCAAGGGGCTGCCTGTGCCGGAATGGCTCGACCGGGCTCCGCGTGAGATGCCGGAGGTTTTTGAGGGATGA
- a CDS encoding ATPase, which yields MIYSNRAEWLAAKSRKVALFGMSGLGKTWAANLLRDEGWFHYSVDYRIGTRYMGEYIADNFKREAMKNPFLAELLLSDSVYIASNITFENLAPLSTYLGKPGDPAKGGLPFEEYLERQSQHRTAEMAALLDTAHFIDRAKQIYGIENFLCDSGGSICEVVDPDDPEDPILTALSQNLLMVWIEGSEAHTEELINRFSRAPKPMYYQPEFLAAKWAEYRALKGVAEAQVDPDDFVRWTYAQALAHRQPRYAAMAKSWGVTIRAEDLYLVRDAKDFTSLIADALPA from the coding sequence ATGATCTATTCCAATCGCGCCGAGTGGCTGGCCGCCAAATCGAGGAAGGTTGCGCTGTTCGGCATGTCCGGCCTCGGCAAGACCTGGGCTGCGAACCTGCTGCGCGACGAGGGCTGGTTCCACTACTCCGTCGATTACCGGATCGGCACGCGCTACATGGGCGAATATATCGCCGACAACTTCAAGCGCGAGGCAATGAAGAACCCGTTTTTGGCGGAACTTCTGCTATCGGATTCGGTCTATATCGCGTCGAACATCACGTTTGAGAACCTCGCGCCGCTCTCGACCTATCTTGGCAAGCCGGGCGATCCGGCCAAGGGCGGGCTGCCCTTCGAGGAATATCTGGAACGGCAGAGCCAGCACCGCACGGCGGAGATGGCGGCGCTGCTGGATACGGCGCATTTCATCGACCGCGCGAAGCAGATCTACGGGATCGAGAATTTCCTGTGCGATTCCGGCGGCTCGATCTGCGAGGTCGTGGACCCCGACGATCCCGAGGATCCAATCCTGACCGCGCTGTCGCAAAACCTGCTGATGGTCTGGATTGAGGGCTCTGAGGCCCATACCGAGGAGCTGATCAACCGCTTCTCGCGTGCGCCGAAGCCGATGTATTATCAGCCCGAGTTTCTGGCCGCGAAATGGGCCGAATATCGCGCGCTGAAAGGCGTGGCGGAGGCGCAGGTCGACCCCGACGATTTCGTGCGCTGGACCTATGCGCAGGCGCTGGCGCATCGTCAGCCGCGCTATGCGGCGATGGCGAAAAGCTGGGGTGTGACGATCCGCGCCGAAGATCTCTACCTTGTCCGCGATGCAAAAGATTTTACATCGCTGATCGCTGATGCTTTGCCCGCGTGA
- the speB gene encoding agmatinase, producing MAGHGYESGRLNLPFVGISTFGKRAYVADWDAIEADVAVMGAPFDFGTQFRPGARFGPRAVREASTLFSFGHAGAYDHEDDATYLGPEVTIVDIGDADIVHTDTVKSHANIETGVRAMLKAGVLPVVIGGDHSINIPCIRAFEADCAEKGPIHILQIDAHLDFVDERHGVTEGHGNPMRRAAEKGYVSGITALGIRNVSSTSKEGYDAARAMGDDFLSVRQVRKLGAEGVLARIPEGARIYVTIDIDGFDPSIAPGTGTPSHGGFLYYEVLEILQGVAKRHEVVGIDLVEVAPDYDPTGSTPILAAQVLLNFLGFIFHARQSGGAPAAG from the coding sequence ATGGCGGGACATGGATATGAATCGGGGCGGCTGAACCTGCCCTTCGTGGGGATTTCCACTTTCGGCAAGCGCGCTTACGTGGCCGATTGGGATGCGATCGAGGCGGATGTGGCGGTGATGGGCGCGCCCTTCGATTTCGGCACGCAGTTCCGCCCCGGCGCGCGGTTCGGGCCGCGGGCGGTGCGCGAGGCCTCGACGCTGTTCTCCTTCGGTCATGCCGGGGCTTACGATCACGAGGATGACGCGACCTATCTCGGGCCGGAGGTCACGATCGTCGATATCGGCGATGCGGATATCGTCCATACCGACACGGTGAAGAGCCATGCCAATATCGAGACCGGCGTGCGTGCGATGCTGAAGGCGGGCGTGCTGCCGGTGGTGATCGGCGGCGATCACTCGATCAATATCCCCTGCATCCGCGCCTTCGAGGCCGATTGCGCCGAGAAGGGCCCGATCCATATCCTGCAGATCGACGCTCATCTCGATTTCGTGGACGAGCGTCACGGCGTGACCGAAGGGCACGGCAACCCGATGCGCCGCGCCGCCGAGAAGGGGTATGTCTCGGGGATCACCGCGCTCGGCATTCGCAACGTGTCCTCGACCTCGAAAGAAGGCTATGACGCCGCCCGCGCGATGGGCGACGATTTCCTGAGCGTGCGGCAGGTGCGCAAGCTGGGGGCCGAGGGCGTGCTGGCCCGTATCCCGGAGGGCGCGCGGATCTATGTCACGATCGATATCGACGGGTTCGACCCCTCGATCGCGCCCGGCACCGGCACGCCGAGCCATGGCGGGTTTCTCTATTACGAGGTGCTGGAGATCCTGCAGGGCGTGGCGAAGCGGCACGAGGTGGTGGGCATCGATCTGGTCGAGGTCGCCCCCGATTACGACCCCACCGGCTCCACCCCGATCCTTGCCGCGCAAGTGCTGCTGAATTTCCTCGGCTTCATCTTCCACGCGCGACAGTCCGGCGGTGCGCCTGCGGCAGGTTGA
- a CDS encoding TrgA family protein translates to MMHRIAVRNSQAQIPTIAKLFAALALGATGFFAAQQIMPAIPAGTDGAKELWLIMGSFGLLFGWRVVGVSAGRRWVDAINDGLRGGLYVLLWTFAFLGVMQMLKLALRMRYDDVLSAVTDVIGQGTAIGLASLGVAPVITLGLGAMGAGVLSELAHRRYGR, encoded by the coding sequence ATGATGCACCGAATTGCCGTGCGCAACTCTCAGGCGCAAATCCCTACGATCGCGAAACTTTTCGCGGCGCTGGCGCTTGGGGCGACCGGGTTCTTTGCCGCGCAGCAGATCATGCCCGCGATTCCCGCCGGGACCGACGGGGCGAAGGAATTGTGGCTGATCATGGGCTCGTTCGGGCTGCTGTTCGGCTGGCGCGTGGTCGGGGTTTCCGCCGGGCGCCGCTGGGTCGATGCGATCAATGACGGTCTTCGCGGCGGTCTTTATGTCCTGCTGTGGACATTCGCCTTCCTCGGCGTGATGCAGATGCTGAAACTTGCGCTGCGCATGCGCTATGACGATGTGCTCTCCGCCGTGACCGATGTCATCGGGCAGGGCACCGCGATCGGGTTGGCCTCGCTTGGGGTGGCGCCGGTGATCACGCTGGGCTTGGGCGCGATGGGCGCCGGCGTCCTGTCGGAACTCGCGCATCGCCGCTACGGGCGCTGA